The sequence below is a genomic window from Harmonia axyridis chromosome 1, icHarAxyr1.1, whole genome shotgun sequence.
ttatttttactttttgtCTTCGACCCGTTAAATAATTTTGCAATAAAAGTAGTGGGCCCCCCCGTATACCCAATTTTTCCAATCTATCCTAAAGAATGTTGTGATCAACCCTGTCGAATGCTTTAGATATGAccaaaaaaaccatcaaatcTTTTTTGTTGTTAGAATTATGTATGTAAACATCTTTTATCAGCTCGAATATTGCATCTTCCGTAGATCTTTTCTTTCTAAAGCCGAATTGATTGGTGAATAAAATGTTATGCCCCTCAAAAAAATCTTCCAACCGTTGTTTTatgcatttttcaaatatttttgcaaaGTTACTTATAACCGATATTGGTCTATAATTTGTAAGTTGACTTTGATCACCAGTTTTAAAGATTGGTGtaacaattgaaattttccatgcaCTCGGTACCATACTTGACTCTATACACTTGTTATATATATAAACTAATggtttaattaaaaatttctgatatttttgaattaaagtTACCGCAATTCCGTCTTCGCCGGGTGCTGAGTGAGCTTTCAATGACTTGATATGCAAAAACAATTCATCCTCCGTTACAGGattaagaaatattgagttattatgTTTCATAGGTTGGCTGACAGAGTTTGGTAGGTCCAGATTTTGATCGACgctgttttttgttttcataggTATGTTGgtaaagaattcattgaaaGCATTTGCAACCGCTTCATCTCCATCGCAACACTTGTCATTCTGAAAAATACTAAATTTTCTGGGACCAAACTTGTTTCTATTGGAATCAGTTATCAAATTAATAGTCTGCCAAAGTTTTTTATAATCTTTtttataatctgaaatttttttgatatagtATGTATTCTTGGTTATCTTTATTAATTTATGCAAAAAGTTTCTATATTCTTTATATTTGGTTGCTAATTCAGAAGTGTAATTTTTAATCAactgtttttttaaattatccctATGTTCTATCGATTTTACGATACCTTGCGTAACCCAaggtttcctttttttatttttgctgttaatttgattttcaattgtACATTGGTTCACGTTTGACAACAGTTtagtaatgaaaatttcatatattgTTTCAACAGATTTATCTGCTTCATACACTCCTCGCCACGTTTCAGTTTTCAGTTTTGTAAATAGTTTATTATGATTAATTTCCCTTTTATTATGTGTTTTGTTTACTTCATCAGATATTTTCTTATTAATTATACTTAAACCAATACAGTAATGATCAGTGATTGAACTCCGAATGATAAAAGGTTTTATGCTATCTTTTTTATTATCTAAATCAGTTGTTTTAAAGAATAAATGATCAATTATGGTAGAGGAGACTTCACTTTCCCTAGTTGGTTTATTGATGCATGAAAACAAACCATTTTCAGACAAAACGTTCAAGTAGGTAttaacttcgaaattttttttatctttaatatttatatttaaatcccctatgaatatttcagtttttagtGGTTCAATTTGACCGAAATGATTTTGTAAATCGTCCAAGAAACTGCTGAGGTTCAAATTAGGCGATCTATAACAGGCAGACAGGCCGTAATCTTCACCATTTACTTTAAAGATACATCTCAGAATAGTTGTTTCATGATATATACTATTATTGCATTTAGCATTTATTGTATCTCTGACATATAAAATTAGtccatcatttttattattcaacgatTCATTATAAAAACTGTTAAAGCCTCTAATTTTAAAATGATCTAAGTTATCCACTCTAAAGGTTTCAGATagtacaagaatatcaatattatttaattCTATTTGttccaaatataaaattaacTCATCGAAGTTTTTACGTATACTACGAATATTAAAGTGCAATATATTGAAATTCTCTTgttcagaaaaataatttacctTCTGAATCCCATCAAAGATCTCTGTGTCCAGACTACCATACCCATCCACTCCATTAAAATAGTCCAGTGACATAAATGTAAATGATTAATATGCAATTAAATCCAATCAAATCAAGCGACTCCGTACCTAACacaaaaacaatattatgaaaaaaatcaaacaactaaagtaaatatcaatatttatccCAAGTGTATTATCAcatatcaacaagaaatttttttaatttatttagatTTGAGTAATTTTAAATCCGCAATGTCCTTTATTTTTCTAATGCGGTTATCTTTTCTCAAGAATATATCACCGAAATGAGTAAAAACTAACTTTCTATCATACATCTTGGTGACTTCTTTAtaaagatgaattttttttcttagcaAGTCCTCAGCTATTCCAATCTTTGTTCCTCTCAGtaatttgcaattttttaaaACCATGGCTTTATGCTGGTATTTCTCAAACTTCACAATAATTGGTCTAGTTTTATCATTTTTCACGCCAACTCTCTGCGCCTTGATTATGTCTTCCTTCTTAATGTTAATTTTCATCCTATTATTGAGTAGATTAATTACTTGCTCCgatgttttttcttcaatctCCTCATCTAAATTGTATATGCAAATATTATTCATCTTACTGACCTGTTGTAACTGATCGATTCGATTTTCCAGCTGTTGAATTAATGTTTCTTGTTTATTTATGGTTTCTTGCAAGGTGTGGATCTTATCTGTGAACTTCGATAATAATTTATCGATAAATTCGTCGTCACTTAcgatttcctttaatgtttctttcatggatgtttttatttcattggtgatttttgggcccattctgatcaattaataataatagccAGCAATATAActtatttctaaattttcttGACTTAGTTTATTTTATATACTTCTCGAAAACTTTATAAGGTACGGAGCATAAATAAACAGGACTACTCGCCACGCGCCATATGCGATGAATATGGATGTCGCATTTCCTGACAGCAAAGTAAACGCACTCAACCGTCTTTCCTGtatggagaggaaaatgaagaaagatTGTGCATTTGCAAAGCAGTACCGTGAAAGGATCCAGGATTACATCAACAAGGGTTATGCAAGAAAATTAGAGTTAGAGGAAATCACAGAAAATCCGAGAAACTGGTTTTTACCACATTTTGCAGTGTGGAACGTCCATAAGCCCGGTAAAATCAGACTTGTCTTTGACGCTGCTGCAAGATCATTTAGATATAGCCTCAATGACTTTTTACTACAAGGTCCAGACTTTGTTCCTTCCTTGGTTTCCGTTCTATGGCGCTTTAGGCAAGGAAAAATTGCATTTAGTGGGGACATCAGGGAAATGTTTCACCAAGTGTTGATAAAAAGGAAGATCGATGTGCCCAACGATTTCTTTGGCATGATGAAAATAACCTTGGTGGAATTCCGGATGTTTATGAAATGAATGTTATGATCTTCGATGCCGTGTCTTCTCCATCCGTAGCCCAATTCATCAAGAACAGGAATGCTGAATGTTTCGAAGATAAATTCCCAGGAATAAGCAGAGCAATGAAGAGACAACATTATGTTGATGATTATTTGGATTCATGTAGCACAGACGAGGAAGCTATTCAAAGAGTGAGATATGTAATTTATGTTCATAATCAAGCTGGTTTTGAAATGGTGAAATGAATTAATAACTCCAAGAGGGTTCTAGAATCAATTCCAAAATGTCTTCGtgctgaatcagaaaaaaacattaaaattgatTCACAAGAAATCGAAAGAGTTCTTGGATTGTCTTGGTCTCCAGAAACTGACCAATTTATATATTCGCTGAACTTTCAcaaaattcctattgaaaaaactTCAGGATCAATAGCACCAACGAAACGGGAGGTCTTGCGGATCATCATGTCAATATTTGATCCTATCGGGTTTTTGGCACCTTTGATCATAAAGGCGAGGATATTGATGCAAAATATCTGGAGGAGCAACGTGGATTGGGATTCAGAAATACCTGAGACGTTATTACCAGCGTGGCAAAACTGGCTTCATGAACTCAAAGAATTGGCTCCTATTGTAGTGGACAGATATTACTTTCCAAGCATTTCTTGTGTAAAAGAAGTGGACCTGCACGTGTTTTGTGATGCGAGTGATAAAGCTTATTCCTCTGTTGCTTACTTCAGAACAGAAGAAAAGGAGgataataatgaaatacatGTCTGCTTTGTTACTGCTAAGTATAAAGTTGCGCCATTGACTCAGCAAACCATACCCAAATTAGAGTTACAAGGAGCAGTGTTGGCATGCAGACTATCCAAGAAAATATGGGAAGAAGTTGAATATAAAATTCGCGAAACACATTATTGGACTGATTCATTGGTGGTACTTAAACGAATAAGATCCCAGTCGAGAAGGTTTCCTATGTTCGTGTCATGTCGAATAGGAGAAATCCATGAAAATACAGATGTTTTCCAGTGGCACTGGAttccttctgaagaaaatgtagcAGATCAGGCTaccaaagaattgaaaaatattaatcttAAACAAGATGGAGATTGGTTTAGCGGACCATCGTTTTTGAGAAAACCAATGAAATTATGGTATTGTGAGGGTGGCAAAAATTCAAACGAAGAAAGGCATTTATAAAAGACCTGTTACGAAGCTGTGCATCCTTCCGACCACTTAGTGAAGATTTAAGTTCTTCACGGGGGGGAGAAATGTTAAggccaaattcattttttaatttgacaGACGAGTGAACAGGAAATCAAAGGAGTTTAGTTTTTTTGATAGTTCTGAATTTGTCaagttttaaaataaaaagttattgaagaatttcacaTTGATATAACTTTCTCAAATAGAAAAACTCAAAATTGTGCTTAAAAGTGGAAATTATACCAAATCTTTTTTGGACTTTGAAATAACGTGACTGttctcttttatttttttattctgacaACTTTCATCAAAGCCTActataaataaatcaaaatcaattcaactcAAAACGCAACACTACCACCTtgcaatttcaaataaattgcaatcaaTCTTCACTATAAACAATATTTGGTGGGTTTTTTAATACATCGTCCACTTCGAGTTTTGAGTGTACCTGTACTCGTTGCTGTGTTCTCAGAAACATTACTGGAGGAAGATGGATTTGTCGAGGATGAGACTTCCGTGTCACTACTACCTATTTCGagtgaatatattttttggacCGGTCTTAACATTTCTCCTTTTTCAGTCCGAACTCGAACAACACGAATACCACCTTCTTTGCCAGGAAATATTTCAATCACTTTTGCTAAAGGCCAATCTATGCGTTTCTTATTATCATCTCCGATCAACACTAATTCCCCCAAATTTATGTTTGTTTCTGTTTTTTGATTATAATGTTGTCTCAAAGCACCTAAGTACTCTATCCTGAATCGTTTTTTCAGATCTAAACTCAGCTTATTTCTGTATCTAATCCTTCGATTAAGGCTTTCCTGATCTAAAAACTCAAAATCTGGAATTCCagtttcttttatattttttaaaaacattGCGGGAGTCAAAGGCGATAAAATTTGTTCAGAGTCAGAAAGATATGAAATTGGTCTTCCATTTATTACAGCCTCACAGTCACAGACCACAGTTGAAAGTTCCTCGTAATTCAAATTTGCTCTACCTAGCACTTTTCGCAATAATTCCTTCAACAACCTTATGAGACGCTCCCACCAGCCACCCCACCATGCTGCAGATGGTGGGTTGAATTTCCACACGATACGTTCAACAGCTGTCTTCTTGACAACTTCTTCCCAATCGACTTTTTCTAGAAGATTTGAAGCACCGACAAAGTTTTTCCCACAATCACTATAAACGATACTCGGTCTTCCTCTTCTTGCTACAAATCTGCGGAAACTTTGTAAAAAGACCTCTGTAGACAATGTGGACACTAGTTCAAGATGGACAGCCCTATAAACTGCACAAGTGAAAAATACTATCCATACTTTTACAccattttcaacaaaaagtgGACAAGCCAAGTCAACACCTACAACTTCAAAAGTGCATGCATTACGAACTCTAGTCTCGGGAAGAAATGAAGGACCAacagaaaagtgctttgtggaATACCTTTTACACCGAATACATTTTGAAATAACTGATCGTATTGTTCGACGTCCTCCAAGTATCCAATACTTTTCCCTCAGAGtattcatcaaaatttgaaCTCCAGCATGACACGTATTAACATGTACTTCGAATATGAGTCTATGAACTAAAATATGTGAAGCGGTAAGTATTATTGGATATCTGAAATCTAAACAATCCTCTTTGTAaatcaattttgttttgattctCAGTAACCCAGATTCATCTCTAAATGGCAATAAACAATTAATCGATTTAAGATTGTCCGAATCTGCAGACCCatctttttgaataaattttaaaattatcagTTCAGCCAAATCaagttccagaaccgttaattCACCTCGTAATTTGTCATTCTGAGTTCTACAATTGTCAATAAAACGTTTCATCCAAGCAACCATTCGAACAACCTTAgaaaatctactaaaatatttataattattaaaaCTATGTACTTCTGTAGGATTTATTCAATTAAACGTATCTGGGTTCTGACAGAAAAGATTCTTATTACATTAATTAATTTGACAGTTGATTAGTTTTTGTTCCAAAGATTACTCTATGTGATAAACTATATCTAACATTTGAGAACATCTTCAACACTTTCCCTTGTTAGAATAGTTTTTATAActcacaaaacaaaaattaagaaaGTCCCATCCttgaacacattattaacaatcTTGTTCGGGGCAAAGGTTTAGTAAGAACATCAGCAACTTGTTCTTGAGAACTTATCTGCTGAACAGCTAAATTTTCTTCCAAAACCTTTtctcttatgaaaaaatgttttatgtCAATATGCTTTGTTCTGTGATGAAACTCTGGATTTTGCGCTAATCTCACCGCTGCAGAGTTATCTATTTGCAGTACTGGAATGTGATTTAGTTTGATAATAGCTGAGAATAGTCTATTCAACCATATCACTTCTTTTGTGGCTTCATTCGGAGCAACAAGTTCCGCTTCAGATGTTGAAGTAGCAACAATACTCTGTCTTTGCAAAATTAATAACAACTCCTGAAGTGGATCTGCCAGTTTTTGTGCATCCACTAAAATCAGCATCACTATAACATTCCAATTCTTTAGCTAGACCTGGTTTATATGCAATTCCAAAATTCATTGTTCcagaaatatatctgaaaactcTTTTCAGTTTCACTACATGATCATTAGTTGGGGTTTCCAGACTTCTCGACAGAAAACCAATTGCATATGCCAAATCTGGTCTAGTACCAACCATGAGGTACATCAATGCACCTACTGCTTGTCTGTAGGGAAAGTTTGTACCTTCAGTAACTTTCCCTGATTTGAGGATCTCCGAATCTGTTTCTATTGGAGTCGAAACAGGTCTGCAATTAGAGAAATTAAACctctccaaaattttcttcgCATATGCTTGCTGACTTATTTTGATGACTCCCTCTGGATCAGTTGTGATTTCTAGTCCCAAGAAAAAGTTGGCTGGCTTGTAGGTTATTTTAAATTCCTGCTTCAATTCATCCATAAATTGGTCCAAATCCTTTTTTTGATGATGCAGCAACGAGTCCATCATCGACATATAAAGCtagtaatatttttcgattgtcTACTGCACGAATATATAAGCAAGAATCTGcgtcattatttttgaaacccAAACGTTTCAAATATAGATTTAATCGGTTATACCAACAGCGAGGTGCTTGCTTCAGGCCATAAAGACTACGTTTTAATTTACATACCCTATCAGATCTATCATTGAAACCCTCAGGTTGTTTCATGTATATATTTTCTTCTAATTCTCCGTATAAGAAGGCAGTTGAAACATCGAATTGTCTCAAGTGCATTTTCTCACTTGCTGCAATACTGAGAATCGATCTCACAGTAGTTAGTCTTGTTACTGGGCTGAAGGTCTGATTGTAGTCTATGCCTTGCCGCTGATTATACCCTTTAATTACTAATCTGGCTTTGAATCGTTCTACACTTCCATCTGGATTCATCTTGATCCTATATATCCATCTACAAGGTAGTGCCTTCCTACCTTTGGGCAATTCAACTAATTCCCAagtattattttctttcaatgaaTTGAACTCACTATTCATTGCTTCTATCCATTTTTCATGATCATCACTCGCTAATGCTGCTTGATATGTTTCGGGAATACCAACTGCTTgaaatatttcttcagcatatAAGACGTAATCTCCTAAATATGACGGAGTTTGAATAGAACTTCTGTTCCTGAGATCATATCTTCTTTCTTCATCTTCACTCTCTTCATTTCTTTCGTTAATATCTTGTTCAATATCAGCTTGAAAATCTCTGTCTCGATCTTCTATGGTTTCTTCTGAATTATTCAGGCTACTTCTTTGTATATATTCTGGAACACTTTCACTTTTTTCTGcgttattttcttgaattatttcttcAGGAGGACTCTTAACTTGGTTACATATACTCAATTCTTCATCAAAAGTAACATCTCTCGAAAGAATTACCTTCCGCTCTTTCTTCAACCAAATTCTATATCGTTCATCTCCATCATAACCCACTAAATTTCCTTTAACggccttgttatccattttacGCCTCTTTTGTGCAGGAACAAGAGCATAACAGTTCGAACCTATTATTCTCAAATGTTTTATTCTGGGTTTTTTACCATGCCACAATTCATATGGACTTACACCATCTACTGATGACTTTCCAGTTCTATTGAGAATATAAATTGAAGTGTTAACAAATTCAGCCCAGAGACTAGGATGAAAATCAGCTTCAGGATTCGAGTTTTTCAGCGTCCTGGCCATCTCTATTATCGTCCAATTTTCCCTCTCTGCGCTTCCATTCTGCTGAGGAGAGTATGGTGCAGTGAGTCTTTGAACAATTCCTCTGTTTCAAAATGACTCTCACTTCTTGGTTATCAAATTCTCCTCCATTGTCACTCAACATTTCTTTAATTGTGTGATTCAAGGTCCTGCAATGTGATAACATCTCTGTTAAGGCAGTTTTTGCCTCAGATTTTTCTTTTAGGAAATATCCATACCGATATTGTGTATAAACATCCTTGATGACAAGCAGGTACCTTTTCTTCTGAAAAGATTTGTCGAACGGTCCACAAATGTCTGCTACAATAAGTTCACCTGGTTCATTCACTTTGTTTCTTGTACCAAAAGGCAAACGATGAG
It includes:
- the LOC123681038 gene encoding protein unc-13 homolog C-like; the encoded protein is MGPKITNEIKTSMKETLKEIVSDDEFIDKLLSKFTDKIHTLQETINKQETLIQQLENRIDQLQQVSKMNNICIYNLDEEIEEKTSEQVINLLNNRMKINIKKEDIIKAQRVGVKNDKTRPIIVKFEKYQHKAMVLKNCKLLRGTKIGIAEDLLRKKIHLYKEVTKMYDRKYGVA
- the LOC123688722 gene encoding uncharacterized protein LOC123688722; translated protein: MSIFDPIGFLAPLIIKARILMQNIWRSNVDWDSEIPETLLPAWQNWLHELKELAPIVVDRYYFPSISCVKEVDLHVFCDASDKAYSSVAYFRTEEKEDNNEIHVCFVTAKYKVAPLTQQTIPKLELQGAVLACRLSKKIWEEVEYKIRETHYWTDSLVVLKRIRSQSRRFPMFVSCRIGEIHENTDVFQWHWIPSEENVADQATKELKNINLKQDGDWFSGPSFLRKPMKLWYCEGGKNSNEERHL